Proteins encoded together in one Oreochromis aureus strain Israel breed Guangdong linkage group 23, ZZ_aureus, whole genome shotgun sequence window:
- the LOC116328880 gene encoding FERM and PDZ domain-containing protein 4-like has protein sequence MEPCDDDDELGMLAAFHHKNKTSGWPPPGPGSWGGLQGPPYSWDSMNSAREGRECLTNQVSQSSSLEEVHLDGVPPAPRLVEMRRDPVLGFGFVAGSEKPVVVRSVTPGGPSEGKLLPGDEIIMINDEPVSSAPRERVIDLVRSCKESIMLTVVQPYPSPKSAFISAAKKAMLKSNPVKVRFAEEVIINGQVPNPMKDNSLLFMPNVLKVYLENGQTKSFRFDSSTSIKEVILTLQEKLSIKCIEHFSLVLEQRTEGSESKLLLLHEQEMLTQVTQRPGCDKMKCFFRISFVPRDPVELLRRDAVAFEYLYVQSCNDVVLERFGQELKYDAALRLAALQMYILTMTTRQSQKVSLKYIQKEWGLSLFLPPAVLSSMKEKNIKKALTHILKTNQNLVPPGKKLTALQAKVHYLRYLSELRLFGGREFKSILLQGEKQTEVTLLVGPRYGISHVINARTNLVALLADFSHVNRIEILTEDETNVRLELHVLDVRPITLIMESSDAMNLACLTAGYYRLLVDSRRSIFSMAHCNSTGVDDPSQERVLEWPYSTSFGDNEEPGQVEIYSRDSEYSDNGQRENSISPYFHEPPNPDRDLENRRSPLPPPLPPATRHKTQDSPRSAKVSFIFEGNPPLNKFKNLRYERLLESPEVPNHGPPYLHNNTYFQQQDREPFQHVYSNIISEESSEELRELVYRGNTSDPDEDSCEEDSTGGTPVGDETHDGIQGEGLPTVAGKATFLTLSGSTDDIIDLTSLPPPEGDDGVDDDEDDTLLQTLNLAIAAPPPGFRDSLDEGVAPEGRPLSTRENDDIPVSLIDAIPTHGEGEGSRGGERGLENAVMNTLQALQALSVSEQNPPPPPPSSNNPGVYISHGFSPESSSDSGNETNSSEMTEISELAATHRLSESHMRLLVATREGYQPLLEEKTEFPVSPSTGGTIQKKPRSPTRHLQPPAVPPRRSPQLSTTSSRPDSSEVRPQTNLSATLQRPSSTTPGGKHHKKSADSSGKYNTFSTREGYRGESIGSRSHLDLDQRTSFCEREDSQRRQNSFLAENSVAESHGVNSLPRDHHRSPRPSSVISDRFSDVVNLGGCDADNGASAVEQDEHLVVASLLSPTKKSRSGGSDQGSDIQSDHQPISRQQSVARLCEYHLAKRISNLQGEAHSSLQGSLCSSLDAGGSTNSSVCATPNDSPLGLGAIESKHHHLQRHPLSSSSSSLLRVLNYEDNKPGTPFGTAAQSTQGKDLHPHADPALLRKMLPNIHQPSPGSEPGRPSSATPSKHKDPLGNKRLQNDQHAKQQACLKGLNQKEGSEAYRQLINYLTVSQMHQGGKLQSAGMGGGVKKDTRRFITSNPQLVEMVKNRGNTIARCPCMPSSISSPFLSPNLVNPNTAAMQAANKNARSYYSATLPAKLKRSPDMHAQRRNETLDFRKATSERRSSFSGLESELERSGLDPEHFLSLYKREGCNSRDGGLATGGNREGGGTTSRHPPRSRSQASSTEEWFRSDLKSKYAVRQSRPNESLCFSAAPSGQRVDLNTISLGRGDHPSAFVRQASAGPRACITSPTPNPQNPPPPPPPSFSQPVQVNTSSSNSGCTQDPNHSVQSRQSQNHIQAVTPTLPHTDPFSSLQRGRELKRSSSNVTASSGSVEALFEKPTRSRSQQPLSLSLPPQGDTKVQRRPTRKRLSKSYSQGSVSSHTTCWSTGSRVDSRRASVAFPLQKDAKQMKGSQKLDTSPWRCNGPFSYCFFKRKSEGEEDEIEWERPRRSRSGPDFEDDGAASAIFPCGSALDAAGEQLYGEVLNNMSFSDRLARINALKDRMYGFPSGFTDARRDASELIALVRSSIGRCERGIQMPNQDVSQYKQLLSVESKELGRACRRMAQAHSSPEEMLLAVTCSFQVLCCLCEACMCLVRGLGASASHQQREVVAKVDEVVMNYICLLKAAEAATVGAPGEHSMKALVRHSSTMSAIANALTRSLKTLLSK, from the exons ccaAGTATCGCAGAGCAGCTCCCTGGAGGAGGTCCACCTAGATGGGGTCCCTCCTGCCCCTCGTCTGGTGGAGATGAGACGGGACCCTGTCCTGGGCTTCGGCTTTGTGGCAGGCAGTGAGAAACCGGTGGTAGTCCGCTCTGTTACACCAG GTGGTCCATCGGAGGGGAAGCTGCTGCCGGGTGATGAGATCATCATGATAAACGACGAACCCGTCAGTTCGGCTCCTAGAGAACGAGTCATCGATCTTGTCAG GAGCTGCAAAGAATCCATCATGTTGACTGTTGTCCAACCTTATCCC TCCCCTAAATCAGCGTTCATCAGTGCAGCCAAAAAAGCCATGCTCAAGTCCAATCCGGTCAAAGTGCGCTTTGCTGAGGAGGTCATTATAAACGGCCAGGTTCCG AACCCGATGAAGGACAACTCTCTTCTGTTCATGCCAAATGTCCTAAAAGTCTACCTGGAGAATGGGCAGACAAAGTCCTTTCGCTTTGACAGTAGTACCTCCATCAAG GAAGTTATTCTGACCCTGCAAGAGAAGCTGTCAATCAAATGCATCGAGCACTTCTCCCTGGTGTTGGAGCAGAGGACCGAAGGCTCTGAAAGCAAACTGCTTCTCCTGCACGAACAGGAGATGCTTACTCAG GTGACTCAGAGACCCGGCTGTGACAAGATGAAGTGTTTCTTTAGAATCAGCTTTGTTCCCAGGGACCCGGTGGAGCTGCTGCGGAGAGACGCTGTTGCGTTTGAATACCTCTATGTTCAG AGTTGTAACGATGTGGTCTTAGAGCGGTTTGGCCAGGAGCTCAAGTACGATGCTGCGCTGCGATTGGCTGCATTGCAGATGTACATCCTCACCATGACAACCAGACAGAGTCAGAAGGTCTCCCTCAAATACATCCA AAAAGAGTGGGGTTTGTCACTGTTTCTGCCTCCCGCTGTGCTGTCCAGCATGAAGGAGAAAAACATCAAGAAGGCTCTGACACACATCCTCAAAACCAACCAGAACCTCGTGCCTCCAGGGAAAAAA TTGACCGCTTTGCAGGCCAAGGTGCATTACCTGAGGTACCTCAGTGAACTCAGACTCTTTGGAGGGAGGGAGTTCAAATCAATACTGTTG CAAGGTGAGAAACAGACAGAGGTGACGCTGTTAGTGGGTCCACGTTACGGCATCAGCCACGTCATCAATGCCCGCACAAACCTGGTGGCCCTATTGGCTGACTTCAGTCATGTGAATCGCATTGAGATCCTCACTGAGGATGAGACCAATGTCCGGCTGGAGCTGCATGTTCTGGACGTCAGG cCCATCACACTGATCATGGAGTCAAGTGATGCAATGAACCTGGCTTGTCTAACAGCAGGATACTATCGCCTCCTAGTGGACTCGAGAAGATCTATTTTCAGCATGGCCCACTGCAATAGCACAGGAGTGGATGACCCTA GTCAGGAACGTGTCCTGGAGTGGCCTTACAGCACATCTTTTGGGGACAATGAGGAGCCTGGTCAAGTAGAGATCTACAGCAGAGACTCTGAGTACTCAGACAATGGGCAAAGGGAAAACAGCATTTCTCCTTACTTCCACGAACCACCAAACCCTGACAGAGACCTTGAGAACCGAAGGAGTCCGTTGCCCCCTCCTCTGCCTCCGGCTACCAGACACAAAACTCAAGACTCACCTCGGAGCGCCAAAGTGTCATTTATTTTTGAGGGGAACCCACCCCTCAATAAATTTAAGAACTTACGCTATGAAAGACTGTTAGAGAGCCCAGAGGTACCCAACCACGGACCGCCCTACTTGCACAACAACACATACTTTCAGCAACAGGACAGAGAGCCATTTCAGCACGTCTATAGTAACATCATAAGCGAGGAAAGTAGTGAGGAGCTAAGGGAACTAGTTTATCGTGGCAATACAAGCGATCCAGACGAGGATTCTTGTGAAGAAGATTCCACTGGGGGGACGCCAGTGGGTGATGAGACACATGATGGTATCCAAGGGGAGGGCCTACCCACAGTAGCCGGCAAAGCTACCTTTCTCACACTTTCCGGTTCTACGGACGACATTATCGACCTGACGTCGCTGCCTCCTCCCGAGGGCGATGATGGTGTTGACGATGATGAAGACGACACCCTGCTGCAGACGCTCAACCTTGCGATTGCAGCACCACCACCAGGCTTTCGCGACAGTTTGGATGAGGGCGTTGCACCCGAGGGAAGGCCTCTAAGCACACGTGAAAATGACGATATTCCAGTTTCACTAATCGATGCCATTCCAACGCATGGGGAGGGGGAAGGGAGCAGGGGAGGGGAGAGAGGACTGGAAAATGCGGTTATGAATACACTGCAAGCGCTGCAAGCTCTCTCGGTCTCTGAACAGAAtcctcccccaccaccacccagcAGTAACAATCCAG GTGTTTATATATCTCATGGCTTTAGTCCAGAGTCATCCTCAGACTCTGGTAATGAGACCAACTCCTCAGAGATGACTGAGATCTCTGAACTAGCTGCTACTCACCGACTGAGTGAGAGCCACATGCGTCTTCTGGTGGCCACAAGGGAAGGATACCAACCTTTACTTGAAGAAAAAACTGAATTCCCTGTCTCCCCCAGTACAGGAGGAACAATACAAAAGAAACCTCGCAGTCCAACACGACACCTTCAGCCTCCAGCAGTTCCTCCAAGACGGAGCCCCCAGTTAAGCACCACATCATCACGGCCGGACAGCTCAGAAGTAAGGCCCCAGACTAATCTCTCAGCCACTCTTCAGCGCCCAAGCTCCACCACACCGGGAGGCAAGCACCATAAAAAATCAGCAGACTCCAGCGGAAAGTATAATACCTTCAGCACAAGGGAAGGATATCGAGGAGAGAGCATTGGGAGCCGCAGCCATCTTGACTTGGACCAGCGCACCTCATTCTGCGAACGAGAGGACAGCCAAAGAAGGCAGAattcttttttagcagaaaacTCTGTAGCCGAGAGCCATGGAGTCAACAGCCTCCCTCGTGACCATCATAGAAGTCCCCGCCCTTCCTCCGTTATCTCTGACCGCTTCTCAGATGTTGTCAACTTGGGGGGCTGTGATGCAGATAATGGAGCTTCAGCTGTTGAGCAAGATGAACATCTAGTTGTAGCATCGTTGCTATCCCCAACCAAAAAATCTAGATCAGGGGGATCAGACCAGGGATCAGACATACAGAGTGACCATCAGCCCATTTCAAGACAACAGAGTGTAGCCCGGCTGTGTGAATACCATCTAGCAAAAAGGATTTCAAATCTGCAAGGAGAAGCACACAGTTCACTGCAGGGTTCTCTGTGCTCATCACTGGATGCTGGTGGCAGCACGAACAGTAGCGTTTGTGCTACCCCAAATGATTCGCCCCTTGGCCTTGGTGCCATTGAATCAAAACACCACCATCTGCAAAGGCACCCGCTTTCTAGTTCCTCCTCCTCGTTACTCAGGGTGTTAAACTACGAAGATAACAAACCCGGAACCCCCTTTGGCACCGCTGCCCAGAGTACTCAGGGAAAAGACCTCCACCCTCATGCAGATCCTGCCCTCCTTCGGAAAATGCTGCCCAATATTCACCAACCTTCCCCTGGGTCAGAACCGGGCCGGCCGTCCTCAGCCACACCATCTAAGCATAAAGACCCCTTAGGAAATAAGCGACTCCAGAATGATCAACATGCTAAACAACAGGCCTGTCTGAAAGGGCTGAACCAGAAGGAAGGCAGCGAGGCCTACAGGCAACTGATTAACTATCTAACAGTCAGCCAGATGCATCAGGGAGGGAAGTTGCAGAGTGCGGGCATGGGAGGAGGAGTTAAAAAGGACACAAGGCGTTTTATTACTAGCAATCCCCAGCTTGTTGAAATGGTTAAAAATAGGGGGAACACCATCGCTCGCTGCCCGTGTATGCCTTCATCTATATCATCTCCATTCCTCAGCCCAAATTTAGTTAACCCTAATACTGCTGCCATGCAGGCAGCAAACAAAAATGCACGGTCATACTATTCTGCAACACTTCCTGCCAAACTCAAGAGAAGTCCTGACATGCATGCTCAGAGAAGGAATGAGACTTTAGATTTCAGGAAAGCTACTTCTGAGAGGAGGAGCTCCTTTTCTGGTCTAGAAAGTGAGCTAGAAAGGAGTGGTCTGGACCCAGAGCACTTTCTGTCCCTCTATAAGAGAGAGGGCTGTAACAGCCGCGACGGAGGACTTGCTACAGGCGGAAACCGTGAGGGGGGAGGTACCACTAGCCGTCATCCACCTCGATCAAGAAGCCAAGCTAGCAGCACAGAGGAATGGTTCAGATCAGACCTGAAGTCAAAGTATGCAGTTCGTCAGTCCCGCCCTAACGagtctctttgtttctctgctgCCCCTAGTGGTCAAAGAGTAGACCTCAACACTATCTCACTAGGAAGGGGAGACCACCCTTCAGCTTTTGTCAGGCAGGCATCAGCTGGTCCAAGAGCTTGCATTACATCTCCAACACCCAATCCCCAGAATCCACCTCCCCCACCACCTCCTTCTTTTTCCCAGCCTGTTCAAGTCAACACTAGTTCCAGCAACTCAGGATGCACACAGGACCCCAATCATTCCGTCCAGTCCCGGCAGAGTCAGAACCACATTCAGGCTGTCACCCCGACGCTACCACACACAGATCCCTTCAGTAGCCTGCAACGGGGCCGGGAGCTTAAAAGGAGCTCTAGCAATGTAACTGCAAGTTCTGGTAGTGTTGAAGCTCTATTTGAGAAGCCCACCCGAAGCCGGAGCCAGCAGCCCCTGTCACTGTCTCTGCCCCCGCAAGGTGACACCAAAGTCCAGCGGAGACCAACTAGGAAGAGGCTCTCCAAGAGCTACTCCCAAGGCTCTGTATCTTCCCACACCACGTGCTGGTCCACAGGCAGTAGGGTAGACAGTAGAAGGGCATCAGTGGCTTTTCCATTGCAGAAAGATGCAAAACAAATGAAGGGCTCTCAAAAACTGGACACAAGTCCCTGGAGATGTAATGGGCCCTTTAGCTACTGTTTCTTTAAACGTAAGAGTGAGGGCGAAGAGGATGAGATCGAATGGGAGAGGCCCAGACGAAGTCGCAGTGGACCCGATTTCGAGGATGACGGTGCTGCTTCAGCCATATTCCCCTGCGGTTCCGCACTGGACGCTGCTGGCGAGCAGCTGTATGGTGAGGTCCTTAATAACATGAGCTTCAGTGACCGACTAGCACGAATCAACGCCCTCAAAGACCGCATGTACGGTTTCCCTTCCGGCTTCACTGATGCCCGCCGCGATGCCAGCGAGCTCATCGCATTAGTGAGATCCAGCATAGGTCGCTGTGAGCGCGGCATCCAGATGCCTAACCAGGATGTATCACAGTATAAACAGCTCCTCTCCGTTGAGTCAAAAGAATTAGGCCGGGCATGCCGGAGGATGGCACAGGCCCACAGCAGTCCAGAGGAAATGCTGCTAGCCGTGACTTGTAGCTTTCAGGTGCTATGTTGTCTCTGCGAAGCTTGCATGTGTCTGGTTAGGGGACTCGGAGCCTCAGCCTCACACCAACAGAGAGAAGTCGTGGCAAAGGTTGACGAGGTTGTTATGAACTATATCTGTTTGCTCAAAGCAGCTGAGGCTGCCACTGTTGGAGCGCCAGGGGAGCACAGCATGAAAGCCCTGGTCCGCCACTCTAGTACCATGTCAGCCATTGCTAACGCACTCACCCGCTCCCTTAAAACGCTGCTTAGCAAGTAG